Proteins encoded within one genomic window of Rhododendron vialii isolate Sample 1 chromosome 1a, ASM3025357v1:
- the LOC131316893 gene encoding copper transporter 2-like, giving the protein MEGMDVMPPPSPSANGTTMLHPHKMMMHMTFFWGKNAEILFSGWPGTSSGMYAVALMFVFVLSLLVEWLSHGNLIKDGSNRVAVGLVQTLIHAVRVGLAYMVMLAVMSFNGGVFVMAVAGHAVGFFLFGSRALKKAPPPSNGKTSDVPPMSC; this is encoded by the exons atgGAGGGAATGGACGTCATGCCTCCGCCGTCACCGTCTGCGAACGGCACCACCATGCTCCACCCCCACAAAATGATGATGCACATGACCTTCTTCTGGGGCAAAAACGCCGAGATCCTCTTCTCGGGCTGGCCCGGAACCAGTTCGGGCATGTACGCTGTGGCCCTCATGTTCGT CTTCGTCCTTTCCCTCCTCGTCGAGTGGCTCTCCCACGGCAACCTCATCAAAGACGGGTCGAACCGGGTCGCCGTCGGGTTGGTCCAGACGCTCATACACGCGGTTCGGGTCGGGCTGGCGTACATGGTGATGCTCGCCGTGATGTCGTTCAACGGCGGCGTTTTCGTCATGGCTGTGGCTGGGCACGCGGTGGGGTTCTTCTTGTTTGGGAGTCGGGCTTTGAAGAAGGCGCCGCCGCCGTCGAATGGGAAGACGTCTGATGTTCCTCCGATGAGTTGTTGA
- the LOC131316901 gene encoding copper transporter 6-like, translated as MEGMDVMPPSSSSANGTNEIMMHMTFFWGKNAEILFSGWPGTNSGMYAVALMFVFVLSLLVEWLSHGNLIKDGSNQVSVGLVQTLIHAIRVGLAYMLMLAVMSFNGGVFVAAVAGHALGFFLFGSKALKKAVPTPSNGKTSDVPLEI; from the coding sequence atGGAGGGAATGGACGTCATGCCTCCGTCGTCATCGTCTGCGAACGGCACCAACGAAATTATGATGCACATGACCTTCTTCTGGGGCAAAAACGCCGAGATCCTCTTCTCGGGCTGGCCCGGAACCAATTCGGGTATGTATGCTGTGGCCCTCATGTTCGTCTTCGTCCTTTCCCTCCTCGTCGAGTGGCTCTCCCACGGCAACCTCATAAAAGACGGGTCGAACCAGGTCAGCGTCGGGTTGGTCCAGACGCTCATCCACGCGATTCGGGTCGGGCTGGCGTACATGTTGATGCTCGCCGTGATGTCGTTCAACGGCGGCGTTTTCGTCGCGGCTGTGGCTGGGCACGCGTTGGGGTTCTTCTTGTTTGGGAGTAAGGCTTTGAAGAAGGCGGTGCCGACGCCGTCAAATGGGAAGACGTCGGATGTTCCTCTTGAAATATGA
- the LOC131316916 gene encoding UDP-glucose iridoid glucosyltransferase-like isoform X1, translated as MQKQGRHNWVVLVPCPFQGHITPMLQLGHALHSKGFSIVVAHTKFNSPNSSNHPDFVFLSIPDNFSHHINPFEIISGLNENSKETFKECLAQFMEKHKPDDRVSCIISDIALNFLDDVAKDLNVQSIALSTNNASFNLALSGIPRLHAQGLIPVQDSTLQDLVPELHPLRFKDIPVSSFATLEEFLEKLSKSKRSSSAIVWNTMELLEQTSLAQLQQHYQCPFFTIGPLHKIVPSCSTSLLKEETSCISWLDNQAPNSVIYVSLGSTAFVDEKALIEMAWGLANSHQPFLWVIRPGSVRGSQWIELLPEKFTEQIGDRGCIVKWAPQKEVLAHKAVGGFLSHCGWNSTLESICEGVPVICWPCFGDQKVNARYLSTVWGIGLELEHEVDRGEIERAVKRLLVDEEGKEIRRRAIELKERTEVSTREGGFSFNSLNALVEHILSF; from the exons atgcaaaagcAAGGCAGACATAACTGGGTGGTGCTGGTCCCCTGTCCATTCCAAGGGCACATAACTCCCATGCTTCAACTTGGCCATGCTCTTCACTCCAAAGGCTTCTCCATTGTTGTCGCCCACACGAAGTTCAACTCTCCGAATTCATCGAACCACCCTGATTTTGTCTTCCTATCCATACCGGACAATTTTTCCCATCACATTAATCCGTTTGAAATCATTTCGGGCCTGAATGAAAACTCCAAAGAAACGTTCAAGGAGTGTTTGGCTCAGTTTATGGAGAAACACAAGCCAGATGATCGAGTTTCCTGCATCATTTCTGATATCGCCCTGAACTTTTTGGATGACGTGGCTAAGGATCTCAACGTTCAAAGCATCGCGTTGTCCACCAACAATGCTTCGTTCAACCTAGCTTTGTCTGGCATTCCGCGGCTCCACGCCCAAGGTCTCATTCCCGTGCAAG ATTCTACACTGCAGGACCTAGTGCCGGAGCTTCATCCACTCAGGTTTAAGGATATACCTGTATCCAGTTTTGCAACTTTAGAAGAATTTCTTGAAAAACTTAGCAAAAGCAAAAGATCATCTTCGGCAATTGTTTGGAACACCATGGAACTCCTTGAGCAAACATCACTGGCACAGCTCCAGCAACACTACCAGTGCCCATTCTTCACAATAGGCCCTCTGCACAAAATTGTTCCCTCTTGTTCAACTAGTTTACTAAAAGAAGAAACTAGCTGCATTTCTTGGCTAGACAACCAAGCCCCTAACTCTGTTATTTATGTGAGCTTGGGGAGTACAGCTTTTGTGGATGAGAAAGCTCTAATTGAGATGGCTTGGGGGTTGGCCAATAGCCACCAACCATTCTTATGGGTTATTCGACCTGGCTCGGTTAGGGGGTCGCAGTGGATTGAACTACTGCCGGAGAAATTCACAGAGCAAATTGGGGATAGAGGTTGCATTGTGAAATGGGCTCCCCAGAAGGAAGTTTTGGCACATAAAGCAGTGGGAGGATTTTTGAGTCACTGTGGGTGGAATTCAACCCTGGAAAGTATTTGTGAAGGAGTTCCGGTGATTTGTTGGCCATGTTTTGGCGACCAGAAAGTGAATGCAAGGTACTTGAGTACTGTATGGGGGATTGGCCTAGAGTTGGAGCATGAGGTGGATAGAGGGGAAATCGAAAGGGCTGTTAAGAGACTTTTGGTGGACGAAGAAGGGAAGGAAATTAGGCGGAGAGCTATTGAGTTGAAGGAAAGGACAGAGGTTTCTACGAGGGAAGGCGGTTTTTCCTTCAATTCCTTGAATGCGTTGGTGGAACACATCCTGTCATTTTGA
- the LOC131316916 gene encoding UDP-glucose iridoid glucosyltransferase-like isoform X2 yields the protein MQKQGRHNWVVLVPCPFQGHITPMLQLGHALHSKGFSIVVAHTKFNSPNSSNHPDFVFLSIPDNFSHHINPFEIISGLNENSKETFKECLAQFMEKHKPDDRVSCIISDIALNFLDDVAKDLNVQSIALSTNNASFNLALSGIPRLHAQGLIPVQGNMAIRPIPDIPVSSFATLEEFLEKLSKSKRSSSAIVWNTMELLEQTSLAQLQQHYQCPFFTIGPLHKIVPSCSTSLLKEETSCISWLDNQAPNSVIYVSLGSTAFVDEKALIEMAWGLANSHQPFLWVIRPGSVRGSQWIELLPEKFTEQIGDRGCIVKWAPQKEVLAHKAVGGFLSHCGWNSTLESICEGVPVICWPCFGDQKVNARYLSTVWGIGLELEHEVDRGEIERAVKRLLVDEEGKEIRRRAIELKERTEVSTREGGFSFNSLNALVEHILSF from the exons atgcaaaagcAAGGCAGACATAACTGGGTGGTGCTGGTCCCCTGTCCATTCCAAGGGCACATAACTCCCATGCTTCAACTTGGCCATGCTCTTCACTCCAAAGGCTTCTCCATTGTTGTCGCCCACACGAAGTTCAACTCTCCGAATTCATCGAACCACCCTGATTTTGTCTTCCTATCCATACCGGACAATTTTTCCCATCACATTAATCCGTTTGAAATCATTTCGGGCCTGAATGAAAACTCCAAAGAAACGTTCAAGGAGTGTTTGGCTCAGTTTATGGAGAAACACAAGCCAGATGATCGAGTTTCCTGCATCATTTCTGATATCGCCCTGAACTTTTTGGATGACGTGGCTAAGGATCTCAACGTTCAAAGCATCGCGTTGTCCACCAACAATGCTTCGTTCAACCTAGCTTTGTCTGGCATTCCGCGGCTCCACGCCCAAGGTCTCATTCCCGTGCAAGGTAATATGGCCATACGGCCCATACCT GATATACCTGTATCCAGTTTTGCAACTTTAGAAGAATTTCTTGAAAAACTTAGCAAAAGCAAAAGATCATCTTCGGCAATTGTTTGGAACACCATGGAACTCCTTGAGCAAACATCACTGGCACAGCTCCAGCAACACTACCAGTGCCCATTCTTCACAATAGGCCCTCTGCACAAAATTGTTCCCTCTTGTTCAACTAGTTTACTAAAAGAAGAAACTAGCTGCATTTCTTGGCTAGACAACCAAGCCCCTAACTCTGTTATTTATGTGAGCTTGGGGAGTACAGCTTTTGTGGATGAGAAAGCTCTAATTGAGATGGCTTGGGGGTTGGCCAATAGCCACCAACCATTCTTATGGGTTATTCGACCTGGCTCGGTTAGGGGGTCGCAGTGGATTGAACTACTGCCGGAGAAATTCACAGAGCAAATTGGGGATAGAGGTTGCATTGTGAAATGGGCTCCCCAGAAGGAAGTTTTGGCACATAAAGCAGTGGGAGGATTTTTGAGTCACTGTGGGTGGAATTCAACCCTGGAAAGTATTTGTGAAGGAGTTCCGGTGATTTGTTGGCCATGTTTTGGCGACCAGAAAGTGAATGCAAGGTACTTGAGTACTGTATGGGGGATTGGCCTAGAGTTGGAGCATGAGGTGGATAGAGGGGAAATCGAAAGGGCTGTTAAGAGACTTTTGGTGGACGAAGAAGGGAAGGAAATTAGGCGGAGAGCTATTGAGTTGAAGGAAAGGACAGAGGTTTCTACGAGGGAAGGCGGTTTTTCCTTCAATTCCTTGAATGCGTTGGTGGAACACATCCTGTCATTTTGA
- the LOC131316907 gene encoding 18.1 kDa class I heat shock protein-like produces the protein MSLIPNFFGNRRGNNGIFTDPFALDVWEPFRGIPFPELSRENSAFVTTRVDWKETPEAHVFKADLPGLKKEEVKVEVEDDRVLQISGKRNVEKEEKNDKWHRVERSSGEFMRRFRLPENARMDQVKAAMENGVLTVTVPKEEVKKPDVKSIEISG, from the coding sequence ATGTCGCTGATCCCAAACTTCTTCGGCAACCGACGGGGCAACAACGGCATCTTCACCGATCCGTTTGCTCTCGACGTGTGGGAGCCCTTCCGAGGCATTCCCTTCCCGGAGCTCTCTCGCGAGAACTCGGCGTTCGTGACCACCCGCGTGGACTGGAAGGAGACTCCGGAGGCGCACGTGTTCAAGGCGGACCTGCCGGGGCTGAAGAAGGAGGAGGTGAAGGTGGAGGTCGAGGACGACAGGGTTCTGCAGATCAGCGGGAAGAGGAACGTCGAGAAGGAGGAGAAGAACGACAAGTGGCACCGCGTGGAGCGGAGCAGCGGGGAGTTCATGCGCCGGTTCAGGCTGCCGGAAAACGCGAGGATGGATCAGGTGAAGGCGGCGATGGAGAACGGGGTGTTGACCGTTACCGTCCCTAAAGAGGAGGTGAAGAAGCCTGATGTCAAGTCGATTGAAATCTCTGGTTAG
- the LOC131316854 gene encoding uncharacterized protein LOC131316854, producing MAKDQSTVFGFRCSCYILVALSAFSSISLLYWSHCSIPFYFHVQTVEQNQNQPINLLSFPSAWNHLSFPSNTTSKILKIALFVKKWPHESRAGGLERHAQTLHLALAKRGHELHIFTTSAQNKSFPTYPMSNLYFHLSKPTSAGLLDQSLVWKQFQAQNSTGKPFDMIHTESVGLLYTRARNLTNLAVSWHGIAYEAIHTDIIQEIVRAPDEHRAYELTERTTRVVEEVKFFQNYAHHVATSDHVGDVLKRIYMIPEERVHIILNGVDEEIFKPDFSEGKDFKFKFGIPESKALVLGMAGRLVKDKGHPLIFEALKQMIAENSRFQESVIVLVAGDGPWGARYKDLGPNLLVLGPLDQAQLSRFYNAIDIFVNPTLRAQGLDHTLLEAILCGTPVIATRLASITGSIIVSPEMGYTFSPTVDSLKQALYRVWNDGRGILEKKGQVGRERGLKLFTATKMADAYERLFLCISDSRESGNEYCTYKPSFG from the coding sequence ATGGCAAAGGATCAATCCACCGTCTTCGGTTTCCGCTGTTCCTGTTACATCCTTGTTGCTCTGTCTGCCTTCTCATCCATTTCACTCTTGTACTGGTCTCACTGTTCTATCCCCTTCTACTTCCATGTCCAAACAGTAGAGCAGAACCAAAACCAACCCATTAaccttctttcctttccttcagCATGGAATCATCTTTCCTTCCCCTCAAACACAACTTCCAAAATCCTGAAAATCGCACTCTTTGTCAAGAAATGGCCCCACGAATCTCGGGCAGGTGGGCTCGAGCGCCATGCCCAAACGCTCCACCTCGCGCTAGCCAAACGCGGCCATGAGCTCCACATCTTCACCACTTCTGCCCAAAACAAATCGTTTCCCACTTACCCAATGAGCAACTTGTACTTCCACCTCTCGAAACCAACATCCGCCGGTTTATTGGACCAAAGCCTAGTTTGGAAGCAATTCCAAGCCCAAAACTCTACTGGGAAACCTTTTGATATGATCCACACTGAGAGTGTAGGACTCTTGTATACCAGAGCGCGGAACCTCACTAACTTGGCTGTCAGCTGGCATGGAATCGCGTATGAAGCGATACATACAGACATCATTCAGGAAATCGTTCGAGCACCTGATGAGCATCGTGCTTATGAATTGACCGAAAGAACTACAAGGGTTGTTGAAGAGGTAaagtttttccaaaattatgcTCATCATGTCGCAACAAGTGATCACGTTGGTGATGTCCTGAAAAGGATTTACATGATCCCAGAAGAGCGCGTTCATATAATTCTCAATGGCGTTGATGAGGAGATTTTCAAGCCAGATTTTTCAGAAGGTAAggatttcaagttcaaatttgGGATTCCAGAATCAAAGGCATTGGTGTTGGGAATGGCTGGTAGGTTAGTTAAAGACAAAGGACACCCACTAATATTTGAAGCTCTAAAGCAAATGATTGCAGAAAATTCAAGATTTCAGGAAAGTGTTATTGTCCTAGTTGCTGGGGATGGTCCATGGGGTGCTAGATACAAAGATTTAGGTCCCAATCTACTGGTTTTGGGGCCACTTGATCAAGCTCAACTTTCAAGATTCTACAATGCAATAGACATTTTTGTGAACCCAACTCTAAGGGCTCAAGGGTTGGATCATACACTGTTAGAAGCAATACTTTGTGGCACTCCGGTGATTGCAACGCGACTTGCCAGCATTACGGGGTCCATAATTGTCAGCCCCGAAATGGGTTACACGTTTTCGCCTACCGTAGATTCACTGAAACAGGCGCTTTATCGGGTTTGGAATGATGGGAGAGGGATTCTGGAGAAGAAAGGTCAGGTGGGTAGGGAAAGAGGGTTGAAGTTGTTCACTGCCACTAAAATGGCAGATGCATATGAAAGGTTGTTCCTTTGCATTTCAGATAGTAGGGAAAGTGGTAATGAGTATTGCACATACAAGCCTTCATTTGGTTAA